The Falco naumanni isolate bFalNau1 chromosome 1, bFalNau1.pat, whole genome shotgun sequence genome window below encodes:
- the PIGW gene encoding phosphatidylinositol-glycan biosynthesis class W protein: MSPRHLKEAFISNLNGTSLLEISVGLSLPPLCLLCRGLLLILYYLNYGKPLSSRKQSLLLDFLVLVSPLVFSCTVLSPIIFFMPAIIAAFCAGIFSKIYSQRKHKTRVSFRQIVKDFQKMYLDPEYIPAVTVFRVYINVLTSISILAVDFPQYPRRYAKAETYGTGVMDLGVGAFIFGNALVCPEVRQKSPVTQPRFSSLARQFSSVWPLIFLGIGRLLSVKSIEYHEHTSEYGVHWNFFFTLAFVRLAASLLLAIFPKKNSWIVAINLAVLYQLILNATSLKMFILHGSNGRDTRVGFLNANREGLLSLFGYLAIYMASVQVGLCLRKCRNSVKGWIEAVCFSLLTVLVLFVFLHVSQVYAEPVSRRMANLSFCIWVVAHCLTLFTWFVVTDLMLVFTKLLVKGSSVPCCWNVVRSPNTGRKHEPEAMPIGREGKLSHLCLISAINKNQLLFFLLANVMTGTVNILIDTLHSKTAFTLCILHFYMFFNCLVMYVLHARNIVLKFW, from the coding sequence ATGTCGCCAAGGCACCTGAAGGAAGCCTTTATCAGCAACTTAAACGGGACGAGTTTGCTGGAAATCTCCGTGGGCTTGTCCCTGCCTCcgctctgcctgctctgcaggggaCTCCTCTTGATTTTGTATTACCTCAACTATGGCAAACCTTTGAGTTCAAGAAAACAGAGCCTACTGCTAGACTTCCTTGTGCTAGTATCTCCCCTCGTCTTCTCCTGTACAGTCTTGTCTCCCATCATCTTTTTCATGCCAGCTATCATTGCGGCCTTCTGTGCTggaatattttctaaaatatacaGCCAAAGGAAACACAAGACCAGAGTGTCTTTTAGGCAAATTGTAAAAGACTTCCAAAAGATGTACTTGGATCCGGAATACATTCCAGCAGTAACTGTGTTTCGTGTTTACATCAATGTGTTGACATCAATCAGCATTTTAGCAGTGGATTTCCCGCAGTATCCAAGGCGCTACGCCAAAGCCGAGACCTATGGAACAGGAGTTATGGATTTGGGGGTtggagcttttatttttggcaaCGCTCTTGTTTGTCCTGAAGTTAGACAAAAGTCTCCTGTGACGCAACCAAGATTTTCCAGTCTGGCCAGGCAGTTCTCCTCCGTTTGGCCACTGATTTTTCTTGGCATCGGACGACTGCTTAGTGTTAAATCTATAGAGTACCATGAACATACTTCAGAGTATGGAGTGCACTGGAATTTTTTCTTTACCCTAGCATTTGTGAGGCTTGCAGCATCACTACTTTTAGCCATATTTCCAAAAAAGAACTCTTGGATTGTGGCTATAAATCTCGCTGTGCTTTATCAGCTTATTCTTAATGCTACCTCTCTGAAGATGTTTATCTTGCACGGGAGCAATGGCAGAGATACTAGGGTTGGCTTTTTAAATGCCAACAGGGAAGGACTGCTCTCTCTGTTTGGCTACCTAGCCATATATATGGCGAGTGTCCAAGTGGGACTCTGCCTGCGGAAGTGCAGAAACTCAGTCAAAGGCTGGATTGAAGCAGTGTGTTTCTCACTGCTCACGGTTCTCGTGCTCTTCGTATTTCTTCATGTGTCGCAAGTGTACGCGGAGCCCGTGTCCCGCCGGATGGCTAATCTGTCTTTTTGCATATGGGTGGTTGCTCACTGTCTGACTTTATTTACCTGGTTTGTAGTGACTGATCTCATGCTGGTGTTCACAAAGCTTCTTGTGAAGGGGTCCAGCGTGCCCTGTTGCTGGAATGTTGTAAGGTCCCCTAATACTGGTAGAAAGCATGAACCGGAGGCCATGCCTATCGGAAGGGAAGGCAAGCTGTCACACCTTTGCCTGATTAGCGCTATTAATAAAAACcaattactgtttttcttgctAGCAAACGTTATGACTGGTACTGTGAATATACTGATAGACACACTCCACAGCAAGACTGCATTTACATTATGTATACTACACTTCTATATGTTTTTTAACTGTTTAGTTATGTATGTATTACATGCCAGAAATATAGTATTAAAGTTCTGGTGA